The proteins below are encoded in one region of Spirochaeta isovalerica:
- a CDS encoding PEGA domain-containing protein yields MAKRLLIIILICIGQGLLFVELSAIIQEEKVTVLHSHLSEVSFEQNSDSLLNITGRLTLIKNRLDAGDSPMDNYQYEARMQSLTSGLNLYGDQGNEEELRRSTPLTKAVRYLLGSNESRLSAEDPEYFPHLEEAYYWERNRHYDLAVEKYRFLVSRYSRDLKSSVMDTILLHLSFSHLMNAEYSEAERIADEIISRSENIVFRITADRINTFLFSLRKKQQQLAQLEENSLELGREQYFSVKYREAIATLAIFLEESDPSLKEEAEARYYLARAMEELGNTEDSINEYQRILALSDDENITMEAGRRLLMIDSFYDISDEETETLAKTLEGYEDPELNELIAPFRELYIEPAVSPTASASLIAEGEETEGEAEPQRTGEIYLTTTPPGAAVSINGISFGISPLFITSLPVGDVIVKAEYEDRMIERSIEVTDRIIRKVNIDIPNLPVDKASAEVKIPKGTFIVSYDLKEVSMELNYEPVDYASGAPVSLDPGEYIFIISGRDELDKLYFWEGVITVEEEKTTKISIPD; encoded by the coding sequence ATGGCGAAACGCCTTCTCATTATAATTCTGATCTGTATCGGCCAGGGCCTCCTCTTTGTGGAACTTTCAGCAATTATACAGGAAGAAAAGGTTACGGTTCTCCACAGTCACCTGAGCGAAGTATCATTTGAACAGAACAGCGACTCCCTGCTCAATATTACGGGAAGACTCACTCTTATCAAAAACAGGCTCGACGCAGGGGACAGCCCCATGGACAACTATCAGTATGAAGCGAGAATGCAGTCCCTCACATCGGGGCTCAACCTCTACGGAGATCAGGGCAATGAAGAGGAACTGCGGCGGAGCACACCGCTTACAAAAGCTGTCAGGTATTTACTGGGCAGTAATGAAAGCCGCTTATCGGCAGAGGATCCCGAATATTTCCCCCATCTCGAAGAGGCCTACTACTGGGAGCGGAACAGACATTACGATCTGGCCGTCGAAAAGTACCGATTTCTGGTTTCCCGGTACAGCCGGGACCTGAAATCTTCGGTCATGGACACCATACTCCTCCATCTCTCTTTCTCACATCTCATGAATGCCGAATACAGCGAGGCGGAGAGAATCGCCGACGAAATCATCAGCCGATCGGAAAATATAGTCTTCCGCATTACCGCCGACAGAATCAATACGTTCCTCTTCTCACTCAGAAAAAAACAGCAGCAGCTCGCCCAATTGGAGGAAAACTCTCTGGAACTGGGCCGGGAACAGTATTTTTCCGTAAAATACAGAGAAGCGATCGCCACCCTGGCAATTTTTCTGGAAGAATCCGATCCGTCTCTCAAGGAAGAGGCGGAAGCGCGTTATTACCTGGCTAGAGCTATGGAGGAACTGGGTAATACGGAAGATTCAATAAACGAATACCAAAGGATACTGGCTCTTTCCGATGATGAGAATATTACGATGGAAGCGGGTCGCCGCCTTCTCATGATCGACTCTTTCTACGATATTTCCGATGAGGAAACGGAAACGCTGGCGAAAACTCTGGAAGGTTATGAGGATCCCGAACTGAATGAACTTATAGCGCCGTTTAGAGAACTCTACATTGAACCTGCTGTCTCCCCTACCGCATCGGCTTCACTTATTGCTGAAGGAGAGGAGACAGAAGGCGAAGCGGAACCGCAGAGAACCGGAGAGATATATCTGACGACAACTCCTCCGGGAGCGGCGGTTTCCATCAACGGCATAAGCTTCGGAATCAGCCCGCTCTTCATAACCTCTCTGCCTGTGGGAGATGTTATCGTAAAGGCGGAATACGAAGACCGAATGATAGAAAGAAGCATAGAGGTGACGGACAGAATTATCCGGAAAGTCAATATCGACATTCCGAACCTGCCTGTTGATAAAGCTTCTGCGGAAGTGAAGATTCCCAAAGGGACTTTTATCGTCAGCTACGATCTTAAGGAAGTTTCCATGGAGTTGAATTATGAGCCGGTCGATTACGCTTCCGGGGCACCTGTGTCCCTGGATCCGGGAGAGTATATCTTTATCATTTCCGGACGGGATGAGTTGGACAAGCTCTACTTCTGGGAAGGCGTTATCACCGTGGAAGAGGAAAAAACAACAAAGATCTCCATTCCCGATTAA
- a CDS encoding diguanylate cyclase domain-containing protein: MKQMKQKSKVYGSSVTMKFIIAYLLTAVLLIMSFTLLVFENQVDLIGENALLRTFSIGREINAVMEEKTGYEELIQELESKKHLNIEYIKIFNEQNQLLAASDNLPMAPVTPDLIRSIQKSLTKRDFENSGFHHELIFDKRLIDIYIPGPEGTFIVIVGISIEEMDRRMSYLFRQSGLMTILVALIHLIFAFFTYNALISPLRKVLNLLTEISNGNYDVTFPRHRSDEFGLITKKIEQMAGSISSVHSEARNANPLSGLPGNIALEREIQKRLQTGNAFCVLYCDLDQFKAYNDAYGFSRGDEIILYTRDAIEKSISRSHARNCFFGHEGGDDFVIICDYYDWEKISALTVDEFDSRIEEFYSEEDRTRGYIESVDRKGKKQKFPFVSLSIAVVSNHYRKIDSYGQLAHYAAEMKKVVKGIEGSAYKIDRRVN, from the coding sequence ATGAAACAGATGAAACAGAAAAGCAAGGTTTACGGCTCTTCCGTCACCATGAAATTCATTATAGCTTATCTTCTGACGGCCGTACTGCTTATTATGAGCTTTACCCTGCTGGTTTTTGAGAACCAGGTGGACCTGATCGGAGAAAACGCTCTCCTCCGTACATTTTCCATCGGTAGGGAAATCAATGCTGTAATGGAAGAGAAAACCGGCTATGAGGAACTCATTCAGGAGCTAGAGTCGAAAAAGCACCTGAACATAGAATACATCAAAATATTCAACGAACAGAATCAGCTTCTGGCGGCTTCGGACAATCTCCCTATGGCACCGGTTACGCCGGATCTAATCCGTTCCATTCAGAAATCGCTTACCAAAAGAGATTTTGAAAATTCCGGTTTTCATCACGAGCTGATATTTGATAAACGGCTGATCGATATCTACATACCCGGACCTGAAGGAACTTTTATCGTCATTGTCGGAATATCGATTGAAGAAATGGACAGGAGAATGAGCTATCTCTTCCGCCAGAGCGGCCTGATGACGATTCTCGTCGCCCTTATCCACCTTATTTTCGCTTTTTTTACCTATAACGCTCTGATTTCGCCTTTGAGAAAAGTACTCAATCTCCTAACGGAAATCAGCAACGGAAATTACGATGTGACATTCCCCAGACACCGCAGCGATGAGTTCGGACTGATAACAAAAAAGATAGAACAGATGGCCGGATCCATTTCCTCGGTACACAGCGAAGCCAGAAACGCCAATCCCCTTTCGGGCCTGCCCGGCAATATCGCCCTGGAACGGGAGATCCAGAAGCGCCTGCAGACCGGCAATGCTTTCTGTGTGCTCTATTGCGACCTGGATCAATTCAAAGCCTATAACGATGCCTACGGCTTTTCCCGGGGCGATGAAATCATTCTCTATACCCGCGATGCCATAGAGAAGAGCATCAGTCGGAGCCATGCCCGCAACTGCTTTTTCGGACATGAAGGGGGAGACGATTTCGTCATAATCTGCGATTACTACGACTGGGAAAAGATATCGGCGCTGACAGTTGACGAGTTCGACAGCCGTATCGAAGAGTTCTACAGCGAAGAGGACAGAACCAGAGGTTACATCGAGTCAGTGGATCGGAAAGGAAAGAAGCAGAAATTTCCCTTTGTGAGCCTCTCCATTGCCGTCGTGAGCAATCATTACAGAAAAATCGACTCCTACGGACAGCTGGCCCATTACGCAGCCGAAATGAAGAAGGTGGTCAAGGGAATCGAAGGATCGGCCTATAAAATCGACCGGAGGGTCAATTGA